In Rhizobium sp. BG4, the genomic stretch GCGCGGGCAACGGCGACACCCTGGCGCTGACCGCCGGAGAGCGTCTCCACCGCCTGGTTGATGTTCTGGATGGTCATCAGGCCGAGCTCGGAAAGCTTGGCACGCGCCTGCTTTTCCATCGCCGAATGATCGAGCTTTCGGAAAAACTGGCCCATGAAGCCGGGTTTGCGGAGCTCGCGTCCGAGGAACATGTTGTCGGCAATCGACAGCGCCGGCGACAGGGCGAGGTTCTGGTAGACCGTTTCGATGCCGGCCTTGCGAGCCTCGATCGGCGACGAGAAGTGGATCGGCTGGCCTTCCAGCCGGATCTCCCCCTCGTCGGGACGGATGGCACCCGAGATCGCCTTGATGAGCGAGGACTTGCCCGCGCCGTTGTCGCCGATCACGGCGAGGATTTCGCCGGGATAGAGGTCGAAATCGGCATGATCGAGGGCAGTGACGCGACCGTAACGTTTGACCAGGCCGCGCGCCGTGAGAAGAGGTTCGAGTGCCATCAGCCTGCTGCCTTTCTGATCCACTGATCGATTCCAACTGCGGCGATGATGAGCACGCCGATCAGCAGGTAAGTCCATTGCACGTCGGTGCCGAGAAGGCGCAGGCCGAGCGAGAAGACGCCGACGATGAGCGCCCCGAACATCATGCCGAGAATGGAGCCGCGGCCACCGAAGAGCGAGATGCCGCCGATCACCACAGCGGTGATGGATTCGATGTTGGCGAACTGCCCGGCAGTTGGGGACACCGAACCGATGCGGCCGATGAGAGCCCAGCCGGCAAGCGCACAGATCAGACCCGAGAGTACATAGGTCGAGACCAGCATGCGCTTGACGTTGACGCCGGAAAGACCGGCGGCCTCAGGATCGTCGCCGACGGCATAGAGATGCCGGCCCCATGCGGTGTGGTTCAAGATGTACCAGAGAACCGCCACGAGCAGGACCATGGCGATGACGCCATAGGTAAAGACCGCGCCGCCGATGCGGAACGTATTGCCGAAGAGCTGCAACAATGGCGCCTGGGTTTCGATATCCTGCGCGCGGATCGTCTCGTTGGCCGAATAGAGGAAGTTCGTGGCAAGCACGATCTGCCACATGCCGAGCGTGACGATGAAAGGCGGCAGCTTCATTCGGGCGATCAGCAGGCCGTTTATGTAGCCGCAAAGGGCACCGACGGCGAAGCCGCAGAGAACGGCGAGTTCGACCGGAAGGCCGTAGCGGAACACGAACTGTCCCATGACCACCGACGAGAGCACCATGATGGCGCCGACGGAAAGATCGATGCCGGCCGTCATGATGACAAGCGTCTGCGCGGCGCCGACAATACCAGTGATCGCCACCTGCTGCAGGATCAGCGTCAGCGAAAATGCCGAGAAGAACTTGGTCCCCAGAAGGGCGCCGAAGATGATCAGCGACAGCACAAGGACGATCAGCGATACGGCCGATGGCGACGAGTGCAGGAAATGCCTGAATTTCTGGAGGACCGAATTGTCGTCCGTATCGAAGGAAGCAACGTCCTTCGAACTGTCCTTGAGGACTTTTTCATAATCGTGATGCGGTGCGGCTGTTGTCGGCTCGCTCATGGAAATCCTCCGCGTGACCCCACTCCCTAAGGGGCATCCCGCCACTTTCAGGCAGGACGTGGGATAAGCTGCACCCAATTCGGCGCGCTGTCAAAGATGAGCAGGGAGCGGAGATGCCGCTGGGCATCTCCGCGTTTTGGTTCAGGCTAGGCGAGGATCAACCCCAGCACTTGCCCAGGCCTTCCTTGGTGTCGATCGACTTGACGCCGGAGACCGGCTTGTCGGTGACCAGGGTAACGCCGGTGTCGAAGAAGTTCTTGCCTTCGGTCGGCTTCGGCTTCTCACCGGAGTCGGCGAACTTCTTGATCGCCTCGATGCCGAGAGCGGCCATCTGCAGCGGATACTGCTGCGAGGTGGCGCCGATGACGCCATCGGCAACGTTCTTGACGCCCGGGCAACCGCCGTCGACGGAAACGATCAGCACGTCCTTCTCACGGCCGACAGCCTTCAGCGCTTCATAGGCGCCGGCAGCAGCCGGTTCGTTGATGGTATGGACGACGTTGATGGTCGGGTCCTTCTGGAGAAGGTTTTCCATCGCGGTACGGCCGCCTTCTTCGTTGCCGTTGGTGATGTCGTGGCCGACGATGCGCTTGTCGTCTTCGTCACCGATCTTGTTCGGATCCTTCGGGTCGATACCGAAGCCCATCATGAAGCCCTGGTCGCGCAGAACGTCGACCGACGGCTGGGACGGGGTGAGGTCGAGGAAGGCAACCTTGGCATCGGCAGCCTTGTCGCCGAGCGTTTCCTTGGCCCACTGGCCGATCAGCTTGCCGGCGAGCAGGTTGTCGGTTGCGAAGGTCATGTCGGCAGCGTCGATCGGCTCAAGCGGGGTGTCGAGAGCGATGACGAGCAGGCCGGCGTCGCGCGCCTTCTTGATGTTCGGAACGATGCCCTTGGTGTCCGAAGCGGCAATCAGGATACCCTTGGCGCCGTCAGCGATGCAGGTTTCGATAGCGGCGACCTGGCTTTCGCTGTCACCGTCGATCTTGCCGGCATAGGACTTCAGGTTGACGCCGAGTTCCTTGGCCTTGGCCGTCGCGCCTTCCTTCATCTTGACGAAGAAGGGATTGGTATCGGTCTTGGTGATCAGGCAGGCCGAAACGTCGGCGGCCATTGCCGGAGCCGAGAAGGCGACGCCGAGTGCGAGCGCGCCGAAAGCGAGAACTGATTTCTTCATGAGAACTCCTCCCAGAGATTAACCGGATCGCCACGATGGCCGAACCCGTATTTTCAAGCACGAACGCGGCCGCGGATTTCGCGTTTAGCCTCCTCCCAGGCCGCTCGATGCCGTTCACGTTGGCGATTAAAAGCGAAAAGAAAATCGCTTGTCAATAAATAAATCCAATTGAATTATTAATTCGCTATGGCATGCTGGTTGAAAATCAGGCATAGGCCGATGGTCGGGAGGAGTGGCCAATGGCATCCCTGGAAGGCCCGGTGCACGCACCGGCCCAACCGCCAATATTGAACCCCGCCGGGGGCGCGAACCAGATCCGGGTGCGCGCCTACAACGAGCGGCTCGTGCTTTCGCTGGTGCGCCTCTACGGCGCGCTGTCGAAGGCCGATATCGCGCGCCGCAGCGGTCTATCGGCGCAGACGGTTTCCGTCATCATGCGGGAGCTTGAGAGGGAAGGTCTGCTTTCGCGTGGCGCCCCGGTACGCGGCCGTGTGGGGCAGCCTTCGATCCCGATGCATCTCAATCCGGATGCCGTCTATTCCTTCGGCGTGAAGATGGGCCGGCGAAGCGCCGACCTGGTGCTGATGGATTTCGTCGGCAATATCCGCATGCAGCTGCACAAGACCTACGCCTATCCCCTGCCCGGCGATTTTCTCGATTTCATCGTATCAGGCATTGCCGAGCTCGAGGGACGGCTGGATGCGCAGCAGCGCGGACGCATTGCCGGTATCGGCATCGCCGCCCCCTTCGAGCTCTGGAACTGGGCCGAGGAAGTCGGTTCGCCGCCCGGCGCCATGGATGTCTGGCGCGGCTTCGACCTGCAGGGCGAAGTAACGAAGCGGGTTTCCTATCCCGTCTTCCTGCAGAACGACGCAACGAGCGCCTGCGGCGCCGAGCTCGTTTTCGGCGTCGGCCCCTCCTATCCCGATTTCGTCTATTTCTTCATCGGCTCGTTCATCGGCGGCGGCATCGTCTTGAACTCGGCGATCTTTTCCGGCCGCACCGGAACGGCGGGCGCCATCGGCCCCCTCCCCGTGCGCGGCAAGAACGGAGAGACACTGCAGCTGCTTGAAATCGCTTCGATCTTCGTCCTCGAAAACATGTTGCGCGAGCGTGGCATCGATCCCGAGCCGCTCTGGTATTCCGCCGACGACTGGGTCGATTTCGGCGAGGCCATGGAGCTCTGGATCCAGGATTCAGCCAAAGCGCTAGCGCAGGCGATCGTTGCGGCCGCCTCGATCATCGACTTCAGCGCCGCCGTCATCGACGGGGGCTTTCCGGGCTGGGTGCGCGAGCGGATCGTTCGGGCGACGATGCGTGAAGCCGAAAAGCTCGACCTCCAGGGCGTCGTCATGCCGGAGATCATCGAGGGCGCTGTTGGGTCGCAGGCACGCGCGATCGGCGGGGCGAGCCTTCCGATCTTTGCGCGCTATCTGACCGATCAGAACGTGCTGTTCAAGGAGATTGAAAATGCTGAAGGGGCTTGATCCGCTCTTGAGTCCGGAACTGCTTTCGACGCTGCGCGCCATGGGCCACGGCGACGAAATCGCCATCGTCGACGGCAACTATCCGGGCGTCGAACACGCCCGCCGGCTGATCCGGCTCGACGGCCATGGCCTGATCCCCGTCCTGGACGCCGTGCTCAGCGTGCTGCCGATCGACGATTTCGTGCCCGAAGCAATCTTCCGCTCGACGGTCAAGGCAGAGCGCGACAAGCTCGATCCCGTGCATGAGGAAATGATCGACTGCTGCGCCCGCCACGAACCACACCGCGCCGTCACGCCACTGATCGGCCAGGATTTCTACGGCCGCGTCCGTGCCGCCCACGCGATTATCCAGACGAGCGAGCCACGGCTCTACGCCAATATCATTCTGCGCAAGGGCGTAATTTATCCGCAGACTGCGGACCAGCATGGCAACGCCAAAGGCAAGAGCGATCCTTTCGAGTATTGAGGTCATTTGCGATGCGTTGCAAACTTCAATAAAGTAGCTACATTAAATTCATGAAGATCGTCTGGGACGAGCCGAAGCGGCAGTCAAATCTTGATAAGCATGGATTTGACTTTGCCGATGTCGATGAGCTCGACTGGCGCCGCGCTGTTATCGAGGTGACCAAGCCTGACGCCGAGGGCAAACAGCGGATGAAGGCAATTGGCTACTATCGTGATGGGACAGCCGTTGTGATTTTCGCGACGCTCGGAAATGAAGCCATATCCGTCATCAGCTTTCGAAAGGCTAACGCGAAGGAAAGGAGCAAGCTTGAATGGCCAAAACCCTAAAGACATTTCAGCCCGGCCGTGGCTACTCCAAGGATGATTGGGACGCCGTCGATTCACCACCACTGACGGACGAAGAACTTGCCGCCATGCGTCCCGCGCAAGACGTTTTGCCCAAAGCATTTTTCGATGCAATGGACGAGCACCGGCGCGCACGCGGCCGGCCACCGATCGAACATCCCAAGAAGCAGATCACACTGCGCATTGACGAGGATGTCGTCGCGAAATTCCGTGAGAGCGGCAAAGGCTGGCAAGGACGAATGAACGCCGCCCTGCGGAAAGCTGCCGGGCTCTGAGCCCGGCATTATTCCTTAGATCTCACCCGCCTGCGGACCCCAGACATCGGTCAGGGCGAAGCCGCCCGGGTGCGGGTCGAAGGGGTCGAGGGCGACCTGTGAGAGGCCGAAGGTGAAGCCGCGGCCGGTGATGGTCGGGATGATTGCCGGGCGGCCCGCGACTTCGGTGACGGACTGCAGGCCGACTTCGAATTCCGAGCCGATGATCGAGCGCGACGTGAAGATGTCGCCGGGCTTTGCCTTGCCGCGCGCATGCAGGGTGGTGAGGTTTGCCGAGCTGCCGGTGCCGCAGGGTGAGCGGTCGGCGCGGCCGGGCCACATGGTCGTGCAGGTGCGCACGGCACCATCCGGCTCGATATCGCGGAACATGACGTAGGCGACGCCCGAGATCGCCGGGATTTCAGGATGGACGACCTGAATGTCGCGGTTGATGATGTCCTTTAGAACCATGCCGGCGCGGACCAGCTCGGCGGCATTGGACTTCTCGATCTTCGAGCCGATCTGGCCGACATCGACGAGCGCATAGAAGATGCCGCCGTAGCAGAGATCGACTTTGATCTTGCCCCATTCTGGCGTTTCGACCTCGACATCGAGCTCGTGAACGAAGGCGGGAACCATCGTCAGGCGCACCTTCTCGCAGCGGCCGTCGCGGCAGGTGGCGACGGCCTTGACGAGGCCGGCGGCCGTTTCGAGCGTGACGACCGTTTCCGGTTCCTTCATCTCGACGATACCGGATTCAAGCAGCGCGGTCGTGACGCAGATCGAATTCGAGCCGGAGCTCGCATGCGCCTGATCGGGCTGCAGGATGATGAAGGCCGCATCGGCATCCGGATGCTTGGCGGGCAACAGGAGATTGACGGAGCCGATCGGCGCGCCGCGTGGCTCGAGGCAGAGGAAGCGGCGAAGCTCGGTGCCCTTGGGATCGGTATTCAGCCAGTGCAGCTGGGCAGCCACGGTTTCGCCGGGGATCTTCGGCACACCGCCAATCGCGACCTTGCCGATTTCGCCTTCGCAATGAACGTCCAGAAGCTGGATCGTGCGCTTCCATCTCATCTGCCTAGTCCTTCCAATGCGAGCTCAGGCTCGTCATGCAAATCAATATCTATCGATGCGGAACGGCTTCATGTCGATCGCCGGCTTCTCTCCGGAGACCATATCGCCGATCAGCTGCGCCGTCGTCGCTGCCAGCGTCAGGCCGAGATGGCCGTGGCCCGTCGCATAGAACACGCCGGGGACCTTCGACGAGGCAGAGATAACAGGGATCGTGTCCGGCAAGGCCGGGCGATGGCCCATCCACTCGCTGGTGTCCTCGACCGTAAGGCCGGGAAGCACGCGCTGTGCATGGCGTACCAGAACACGCGGGCGACGGAAATCGGGCGCGGCATCAAGACCGGCGAGTTCGACATTCCCGCCGATGCGGATGCCACCTGCAGTCGGCGTGACCATGAAGGCGCGGTGCGGCCAGATCACCGAATAGCGCATGGAAATGCCGGGCTGCATGATCTGCGTGTGGTAGCCGCGCTCGGTTTCGAGCGGGATCGGCTCGCCTAGTTTTTCGGCGAAATCACGAGTGCGTACGCCGGCTGCCAGGATGACGGAGCCCGCTTCAATGCGCCCGCCGTTTTCGAGAACGACCACCGAGGCGCCGTCGCCCTTGCGCTCAACCGTCCGAACAGCGCCGGAGACAAACTGCGCACCGGCCGCCTCAGCCGCGGCTGCAAGCTTGACGACCAGCTGATAGGGATCGCGGATCGACTTGTTGTCGGGCAGCAGCACCGCCTTGGCAACCTTGGACGACAGCGTCGGCTCGTAGTGCTGGATCGCGCCGCCGTTCAGCACTTCGAACTCGAAGCCGTAGCGCTGCATCATCTCGATATGACCGCGGTCGCCGGCAAATTCGGCTTCCGTCTCGTAGATCGCCAGGCAACCTTCATCGGTCATCAGGTCAGGCGCGCCGATCGCCGAGAGCATGGTGCGGAAATCGCCGAGCGCGCGGCCGGTCAGCAGCATGCCGGCATCCTCGATCTCGCGCAGGCGCGATGGGCGGCCCGCCGCGATGAAGCGCAGGAACCAGGGCAGCATCTTCGGCGCATAGGACGGGCGCAGCCAGACCGGGCCTTCCGGATCGAGCAGCCAGCGCGGGATCTTCTTCCAGGTCGTGGGGCCGGAACCGGCCGCAAAATCGAGCGCGATGCTGGCCATATTGCCGTAGGAAGTGCCGCGACCCGGCTCGCCCTTGTCAATCAGCGTTACCTGGAAGCCGCGCCGCTGGAGCTCGAATGCAATCGAGGCGCCGATCACACCCGCGCCGACCACGGCAACCGTTTGCTTCACATTATCCGTCATCGCGCCATCCATTCCCATCGGCGCCCTGGAGATCGCCGTCAAAGGACGTGATATATCAGATCAATCCACTTGCCTATGGGAATTTTTACTGGCTCGGCAGCCCGGCGCCGACGCTGTCTCCAACGGAGCCGGCGGTATTTTCGACAGACTGGCCGAGCCGCTTCAGCTGCGCATCGTAATTGCGCCGGGTGCGCGGATCGAAGATGGCGATCGGCGTGCTGACGGCGACGCTCGCGGCACTGCCGACAGTCTGTGCAGCACCGATGGCGACGGCACCGACGGCTTCGCCCAGGCCGACATTCGAATCCGTAATTGTCTGTCCCGCAATTAACCGATCACCGATCAGCTTCACCACTTCGGGGCTCTCAGCGAACTTGCCGTGGTTCAGGCGGTCGCCGCCCTTGAGCTTGGTAAGATCGAGCACTGTGATGCCCGCCGCTTCGAGTTTGCTGCGGTAAGGCTCGACCGAGGGATCGATCTGGCCGAGGCGATCGACATTGCCCGAGATGCGGCGCGACAGGGCAAGCGCCCGGTCATCCCGTGAGACGAAGATGGTGAAATGCGGCTTGTCCTTGCCGAGGCTGACAAACTGGCGGCCGAAGACATCGACATCGAGATCCGGCGACGCCAGGATGACATTGTTGATCTTCGGGGCCACGCGTCCATCGCGGATCGCCATCTGCCGCAGCGCCTCGACGGTCAGCCAGGTGCCCATCGAGTGCGCCATGATCGTTACGTCGCTGACGGCAGGGTTCTCGGCGGTACGGCGCAGCAGCTCTTCCAGCGCATCGCGGGAATAGTTGGTGCTTTCCTTGTCGTAATTATAGTCGAAGATCGAGCCGCGCGACGGCCAGGTGAAGACGACGGGCGCGACGTCGGCATGCGAGTCGTGAACGATCTGCGCGAAGCGGTAGACCGCATCCTCATAGAGATTGTTGAAGCCGTGAACGAAAATCAGCACCCGGCGGCTCTTCGGCATATGGCCCTTCAGCCAGCCCTCGCCCGCCTTCTCGCCCTGCAGCGGATCGACAGAGACGGTGACGAAATCACGCAAGGGATCGGCGGGCAACCGCTTCGGCCACTGGACTTGGCCGACCTTGCGATTGGCATCCGGCGGGATCGAGACATCGACGGCATTGACCATCAGACCGGTGCCGCGCTCGCCGGAGAACAGAACGCCCGGATCGGTATCCGGTGCACGGGTGGTCGCGACCAGCAGATTGACCTGAGAGGTGCCCGGCTGCGTCGCGCCTACGGGGGTCATGACGCCGACGGCGCGGCCACCGCAGCCGGTCAGCAGAAAGGCTGCAAGCGTCATCGCAGCAAGCGTCTTTTGCATCGCCCCTGATCCGCCGAGCATGCCATCTCCCCGTTACTGCCGGCAGTCCGGCCGCCCGCCAAATAAGACGGCCAATGCAGCGGAGTCAAATAAGGCAGGCCGATCGCGTCCGGGTGAAACTTTATCTTCGTCTTGTCCGTTCTTCACCCAATACTCATGGATAGATGGACGGATGCAATGAAGGCTATTCTGATCGCCCTCGCCTCGGCGGCATTGCTGATGCCGTCGCTCGCGCATGCGGAGCGGCTGGCGGAAGACGACATCCGCCGCGATATTATCGGCAAGACGATCTATCTCGCCACACCGCTCGGCGGCGAGCTGCCGCTCAACTATCACACATCGGGCGCCGTCGACGGCAGCGGCAAGGCGATCGGTCTCGGCCGCTACTTCAAGCCAAGCGATACCGGCAAATGGTGGATCCAATCGGACCAGCTCTGCCAGAAATTTCAGACCTGGTACAAGGGCGCACCGATGTGCTTCCAGCTGGAGCGCGCCGGCCCCGGCAAGGTGAAGTGGACGCGCGACAACGGCGAGACCGGCGTGGCGCGGATCGGCGACTGATTTTCAAGGACTGAAATAGAAAAGAGCTCGGTGCGGGAGGAGGTGCACCGAGCTCTTGATCTTGACTGGCAACTGGGAGGAGGAGTGTTACCAGTCTTCGTAAGAGCGCTGGGAGGAGGAGTGCGCTGCTTACGGAGATATAGATACCCCATTCATTTGGTCGGGAATAGGGTTATTACCGCAACGCAGCAATGCATCATTCGCATAGCTATCTGTCGCATATTTGCGAAGTCGCCTCATTTTGCAGCAATTTTAATCAACCGGTCAAATTCCTGACCGATTTT encodes the following:
- a CDS encoding ATP-binding cassette domain-containing protein, whose protein sequence is MALEPLLTARGLVKRYGRVTALDHADFDLYPGEILAVIGDNGAGKSSLIKAISGAIRPDEGEIRLEGQPIHFSSPIEARKAGIETVYQNLALSPALSIADNMFLGRELRKPGFMGQFFRKLDHSAMEKQARAKLSELGLMTIQNINQAVETLSGGQRQGVAVARAAAFGSKVIILDEPTAALGVKESRRVLELILDVRSRGIPIVLISHNMPHVFEVADRIHIHRLGRRLTVINPKEYTMSDAVAFMTGAKAAPQETVAA
- a CDS encoding ABC transporter permease, whose protein sequence is MSEPTTAAPHHDYEKVLKDSSKDVASFDTDDNSVLQKFRHFLHSSPSAVSLIVLVLSLIIFGALLGTKFFSAFSLTLILQQVAITGIVGAAQTLVIMTAGIDLSVGAIMVLSSVVMGQFVFRYGLPVELAVLCGFAVGALCGYINGLLIARMKLPPFIVTLGMWQIVLATNFLYSANETIRAQDIETQAPLLQLFGNTFRIGGAVFTYGVIAMVLLVAVLWYILNHTAWGRHLYAVGDDPEAAGLSGVNVKRMLVSTYVLSGLICALAGWALIGRIGSVSPTAGQFANIESITAVVIGGISLFGGRGSILGMMFGALIVGVFSLGLRLLGTDVQWTYLLIGVLIIAAVGIDQWIRKAAG
- a CDS encoding sugar ABC transporter substrate-binding protein; this translates as MKKSVLAFGALALGVAFSAPAMAADVSACLITKTDTNPFFVKMKEGATAKAKELGVNLKSYAGKIDGDSESQVAAIETCIADGAKGILIAASDTKGIVPNIKKARDAGLLVIALDTPLEPIDAADMTFATDNLLAGKLIGQWAKETLGDKAADAKVAFLDLTPSQPSVDVLRDQGFMMGFGIDPKDPNKIGDEDDKRIVGHDITNGNEEGGRTAMENLLQKDPTINVVHTINEPAAAGAYEALKAVGREKDVLIVSVDGGCPGVKNVADGVIGATSQQYPLQMAALGIEAIKKFADSGEKPKPTEGKNFFDTGVTLVTDKPVSGVKSIDTKEGLGKCWG
- a CDS encoding ROK family transcriptional regulator; this encodes MASLEGPVHAPAQPPILNPAGGANQIRVRAYNERLVLSLVRLYGALSKADIARRSGLSAQTVSVIMRELEREGLLSRGAPVRGRVGQPSIPMHLNPDAVYSFGVKMGRRSADLVLMDFVGNIRMQLHKTYAYPLPGDFLDFIVSGIAELEGRLDAQQRGRIAGIGIAAPFELWNWAEEVGSPPGAMDVWRGFDLQGEVTKRVSYPVFLQNDATSACGAELVFGVGPSYPDFVYFFIGSFIGGGIVLNSAIFSGRTGTAGAIGPLPVRGKNGETLQLLEIASIFVLENMLRERGIDPEPLWYSADDWVDFGEAMELWIQDSAKALAQAIVAAASIIDFSAAVIDGGFPGWVRERIVRATMREAEKLDLQGVVMPEIIEGAVGSQARAIGGASLPIFARYLTDQNVLFKEIENAEGA
- a CDS encoding RbsD/FucU domain-containing protein, with protein sequence MLKGLDPLLSPELLSTLRAMGHGDEIAIVDGNYPGVEHARRLIRLDGHGLIPVLDAVLSVLPIDDFVPEAIFRSTVKAERDKLDPVHEEMIDCCARHEPHRAVTPLIGQDFYGRVRAAHAIIQTSEPRLYANIILRKGVIYPQTADQHGNAKGKSDPFEY
- a CDS encoding BrnT family toxin, with protein sequence MKIVWDEPKRQSNLDKHGFDFADVDELDWRRAVIEVTKPDAEGKQRMKAIGYYRDGTAVVIFATLGNEAISVISFRKANAKERSKLEWPKP
- a CDS encoding BrnA antitoxin family protein — translated: MAKTLKTFQPGRGYSKDDWDAVDSPPLTDEELAAMRPAQDVLPKAFFDAMDEHRRARGRPPIEHPKKQITLRIDEDVVAKFRESGKGWQGRMNAALRKAAGL
- a CDS encoding proline racemase family protein translates to MRWKRTIQLLDVHCEGEIGKVAIGGVPKIPGETVAAQLHWLNTDPKGTELRRFLCLEPRGAPIGSVNLLLPAKHPDADAAFIILQPDQAHASSGSNSICVTTALLESGIVEMKEPETVVTLETAAGLVKAVATCRDGRCEKVRLTMVPAFVHELDVEVETPEWGKIKVDLCYGGIFYALVDVGQIGSKIEKSNAAELVRAGMVLKDIINRDIQVVHPEIPAISGVAYVMFRDIEPDGAVRTCTTMWPGRADRSPCGTGSSANLTTLHARGKAKPGDIFTSRSIIGSEFEVGLQSVTEVAGRPAIIPTITGRGFTFGLSQVALDPFDPHPGGFALTDVWGPQAGEI
- a CDS encoding FAD-binding oxidoreductase, translating into MTDNVKQTVAVVGAGVIGASIAFELQRRGFQVTLIDKGEPGRGTSYGNMASIALDFAAGSGPTTWKKIPRWLLDPEGPVWLRPSYAPKMLPWFLRFIAAGRPSRLREIEDAGMLLTGRALGDFRTMLSAIGAPDLMTDEGCLAIYETEAEFAGDRGHIEMMQRYGFEFEVLNGGAIQHYEPTLSSKVAKAVLLPDNKSIRDPYQLVVKLAAAAEAAGAQFVSGAVRTVERKGDGASVVVLENGGRIEAGSVILAAGVRTRDFAEKLGEPIPLETERGYHTQIMQPGISMRYSVIWPHRAFMVTPTAGGIRIGGNVELAGLDAAPDFRRPRVLVRHAQRVLPGLTVEDTSEWMGHRPALPDTIPVISASSKVPGVFYATGHGHLGLTLAATTAQLIGDMVSGEKPAIDMKPFRIDRY
- a CDS encoding alpha/beta hydrolase — encoded protein: MLGGSGAMQKTLAAMTLAAFLLTGCGGRAVGVMTPVGATQPGTSQVNLLVATTRAPDTDPGVLFSGERGTGLMVNAVDVSIPPDANRKVGQVQWPKRLPADPLRDFVTVSVDPLQGEKAGEGWLKGHMPKSRRVLIFVHGFNNLYEDAVYRFAQIVHDSHADVAPVVFTWPSRGSIFDYNYDKESTNYSRDALEELLRRTAENPAVSDVTIMAHSMGTWLTVEALRQMAIRDGRVAPKINNVILASPDLDVDVFGRQFVSLGKDKPHFTIFVSRDDRALALSRRISGNVDRLGQIDPSVEPYRSKLEAAGITVLDLTKLKGGDRLNHGKFAESPEVVKLIGDRLIAGQTITDSNVGLGEAVGAVAIGAAQTVGSAASVAVSTPIAIFDPRTRRNYDAQLKRLGQSVENTAGSVGDSVGAGLPSQ